In Oceanispirochaeta sp., the DNA window AGGGAAGCCTACAGTACCCTGGAGGCACAATACCTGATTGAAGCCGTCCCCCAGTCCGGGTATTTTGTCCGGACTTTGCAAAAGGAGCTGAAAGCCCTGCCGGCGGTGGACCCTTCCCGTAATGATCCTGAAAATGTCAGCCTCTGCCGGGTGATGAGCAATTATCAGGAAGCCGGAGGACTGGATTCGGAGACTCAGATGGGAGTTTCATCGTTAAGCGCCGGATTTTATCCCTCAGCTCAGCTGGCTCGGATTTTACAGGATGTGGCCCGAAACAGCGGCAGTCTGGCTTTTGACTACCATATGCCGCCGGGATACCGCCCCTTGAGAGATCAGGTGGCCAGGATCAACGGGGAGGAAGGAACCTGCTTTCAGGCTGATGATGTGGTCATGACCAATGGATGTCACGAAGCCGTTTTTATGGCTCTCCAGGTCTTATGCAAACCCGGGGATACTGTAGCCGTTGAGAGTCCCTGCTATTTTAATTTTTTCCAGATGCTGGAAGCCCTGAATCTTAATGTTGTGGAAATTCCCTCCGTTTCGGGGGATGGATTCTCAATAGATACGCTCAGATTTGTACTGGAAACCCAGAAAATCAGTGTTTTCTTCTGCATCCCCAATTTCAGCAATCCCCTGGGAACCTGTCTGAGTCTTGAGAAGAAAAGCGATTTGGTCAGGCTGCTTCATGAATTTAGTGTTCCTATGATCGAAGATGATATATACGGTTCCCTGTATTTTGGAAATAACAGGCCTCCCACCTGCTATTCCCTGGCTGAAAAGGATGATGTGATCCTCTGCTCCTCATTTTCCAAGAACCTCGGGCCTGGTCTCCGTACAGGGTGGATCGTACCCGGAAAATACAGAGAGGATATCATCCGATTGAAAACTCTTTTGAATCTGGGGAATAATTCTATTCAGGAGCTATGTCTGGCCCGCTATCTGGAAGGCCGCTCCTATGTTAAACACATGAAAAAAATCCGCTCCAT includes these proteins:
- a CDS encoding PLP-dependent aminotransferase family protein, translated to MAEQTKAYRYQRVAGRIENMIREGTLKSGSRIPSLRDMSSLMGVSLNTVREAYSTLEAQYLIEAVPQSGYFVRTLQKELKALPAVDPSRNDPENVSLCRVMSNYQEAGGLDSETQMGVSSLSAGFYPSAQLARILQDVARNSGSLAFDYHMPPGYRPLRDQVARINGEEGTCFQADDVVMTNGCHEAVFMALQVLCKPGDTVAVESPCYFNFFQMLEALNLNVVEIPSVSGDGFSIDTLRFVLETQKISVFFCIPNFSNPLGTCLSLEKKSDLVRLLHEFSVPMIEDDIYGSLYFGNNRPPTCYSLAEKDDVILCSSFSKNLGPGLRTGWIVPGKYREDIIRLKTLLNLGNNSIQELCLARYLEGRSYVKHMKKIRSILGRQMLQARKSIIESFPSGTRVSSPEGGLVFWVTLPGVFDSMELYRQGMKENLFFAPGKLFSLKRDYSSSLRLNGGNWNPKTEEAVRRLGVLAASVASQTL